In Arachis hypogaea cultivar Tifrunner chromosome 17, arahy.Tifrunner.gnm2.J5K5, whole genome shotgun sequence, a single window of DNA contains:
- the LOC140180522 gene encoding uncharacterized protein, producing the protein MLLILENNDKLCDPDQYDSLVRAEIPCKEAEPHLHEAVLRHMVHGSCKTLNQSSPRMKNGQCKRNYPKEFVAETRRGDDSYPQYWRQFDTPIPINQNVTIDYRWVVSYNPWLLLKYDCHINVEICSSIKSIKYLYKYCYKGPDCVAMEVHRSSHYDEVKQFIDARWIAAPEACWRIFKFNLYRMYPSVERLQVRLPNQHQVSFYEHQTISEIVNDEYFSRTMLTEFFALNRVDDQQSRHLLYREISEYYSWHNKEKEWRRRRSQKRAIGRVYTVSPTEGEKFYLCILLSNVRGPTGWDDLLTVNGVQYSSFKQSAQYRRLLESDSSIRSCLVEASMLRIPCALRRLFATILIFCEPTDVRRLWDEFLSYMVDDYPSTSTTDKSCIMNTIDRRKSGVFFVDGPGGAGKTFLYRVIIADLRSKGHIALVTTSSGIAATLLPGGRTAHSRFKITINIEPSSMCNISKQSNLAKLIKQTTAIIWDEAPMANKETMESLNRTL; encoded by the exons ATGTTGCTAATCCTAGAAAACAATGACAAGTTGTGTGATCCTGACCAATATGATAGTTTGGTTCGAGCGGAAATACCATGTAAAGAAGCAGAACCACACTTACATGAGGCAGTGCTAAGGCATATGGTCCATGGTTCTTGCAAAACACTTAATCAATCTTCACCACGCATGAAAAATGGTCAATGTAAACGCAACTATCCAAAAGAGTTTGTAGCAGAGACACGACGAGGTGATGACTCGTATCCTCAATATTGGAGGCAATTTGATACTCCAATCCCTATAAACCAAAATGTCACAATTGATTATAGATGGGTAGTTTCGTACAACCCTTGGCTACTACTGAAGTATGATTGCCATATCAATGTAGAGATATGTAGCAGTATCAAGAGTATAAAGTATCTATACAAGTATTGCTATAAGGGACCAGATTGTGTTGCAATGGAGGTTCACAGAAGTTCTCATTATGATGAGGTGAAACAGTTTATTGATGCAAGATGGATTGCTGCTCCAGAGGCATGCTGGAGAATATTCAAATTCAACCTTTACCGAATGTACCCATCAGTTGAAAGGTTGCAGGTTCGTTTGCCAAATCAACATCAAGTGAGCTTTTATGAGCACCAAACTATTTCTGAAATAGTTAATGATGAATATTTTTCAAGAACAATGCTCACTGAATTCTTTGCACTTAATCGGGTCGATGACCAACAATCTAGGCATCTTTTGTATAGGGAAATCTCAGAATATTACAGTTGGCACAACAAGGAAAAAGAATGGCGTCGACGCAGGTCACAAAAGAGGGCTATCGGTCGGGTCTATACTGTTTCACCAACAGAAGGAGAAAAATTCTATTTGTGTATTCTATTGTCAAATGTAAGAGGACCAACTGGTTGGGATGATTTGCTAACGGTGAATGGTGTCCAATATTCGTCCTTTAAGCAATCCGCTCAGTATCGAAGACTGTTAGAGAGTGATAGCAGTATAAGATCATGTTTGGTTGAGGCTTCCATGTTAAGAATACCATGTGCTTTAAGAAGGTTGTTTGCCACGATCTTAATTTTTTGTGAGCCAACAGATGTAAGAAGGTTGTGGGACGAGTTTCTTTCATACATGGTAGATGATTATCCATCAACAAGCACTACAGACAAATC GTGCATTATGAATACAATTGATCGAAGAAAAAGTGGAGTGTTTTTCGTTGATGGACCAGGCGGAGCAGGTAAAACATTTCTTTACAGAGTTATAATTGCAGACTTAAGAAGTAAAGGACATATTGCCTTGGTAACTACGTCATCAGGAATAGCTGCAACTTTATTGCCTGGTGGTCGAACAGCTCATTCTAGATTTAAGATCACAATCAATATAGAGCCATCCTCCATGTGCAATATAAGTAAACAATCTAATCTCGCAAAACTGATTAAGCAAACGACAGCGATAATTTGGGATGAAGCGCCAATGGCTAATAAAGAGACAATGGAATCATTGAACCGCACATTGTGA
- the LOC140180523 gene encoding uncharacterized protein, which translates to MAVVRAVNVEAHRHLNSISPRFWSRSRFDFHSKCDTLVNNMCESFNGEILDAREKPIITMLEEIRVYLMSRWAVNRERIQKFNGIILPRIRKKIERRGRAAGEWRPYWSVAQTYEVVNGLSKYAVDLSLRECSCRKWQLSGIPCTHAISCINFKGLDLDSYVDDCYKRDAYVKCYESIINPLNGLGL; encoded by the coding sequence ATGGCAGTGGTCCGAGCGGTAAATGTGGAGGCTCACAGGCATCTCAACTCTATTTCTCCTAGATTCTGGAGCAGGTCCAGGTTTGACTTCCATTCCAAATGTGATACTCTTGTAAACAATATGTGTGAAAGCTTTAATGGGGAAATATTAGATGCTAGGGAGAAGCCCATAATTACTATGCTAGAAGAAATTCGGGTGTACCTAATGAGTAGATGGGCTGTTAATAGAGAAAGAATTCAAAAGTTCAATGGAATAATTTTACCTCGAATTAGGAAGAAGATAGAGAGAAGAGGAAGGGCAGCCGGTGAGTGGAGGCCTTACTGGTCTGTTGCACAAACTTATGAGGTTGTCAATGGGTTGAGCAAATATGCTGTTGATTTGTCTCTTCGTGAGTGTTCATGTAGGAAATGGCAGCTAAGTGGAATTCCTTGCACACATGCCATCAGCTGTATAAACTTCAAGGGTCTTGACTTGGATTCGTATGTGGATGACTGCTACAAGAGAGATGCCTATGTCAAGTGTTATGAATCGATAATCAACCCTCTCAATGGCCTAGGTCTGTGA